GACGGAAGATGAATTGGCTAACTGCTGATGCTCCCATCTCCTGCAACCAATCATCTGCTTGCTTGACAAGTTCGCGGGCACAACTATAGCGTTCAACAAGTGTGCGCCCCATATTTAATTGTCCAGAACCTTGACCGGGAAATAAAAAACCTACTCTGCGCCGGAAAACTGTATTGCCAAGCCAGATGTTTTTCTGTTGGCTAATCGCGATCTCTCCTTTGGCAGGCGGCTTTTCGCTCAGCATTATTTCCAGTTGCTTGAGATTGTCAATTAGCTCTTCAGGTGTGTCAGCAATGATAGCTGCCCGAACTGGCGATTTTAAATCCAGTTCCTGAGTCAGGTGTACTGCCAAATCGGTGAGTTCGGCGACGCTAATTCCTTCTGTAAGGCGGATTACAGCCTGGGTGCGTTGAAGCAAGGCTAAAATAGACTCAGCACTAAGCACAAACAGTTCTGTATCTTGTTTAGAGACTAATAAAGCACGCTCTTCAATAGAAGTTGCCAGACGAACAGAGGGACTATCACCGGACTCAAGGGTTACATGGCAGTTAATGCCGCCAAATCCCATCGCTGAAACACCTGCTCGTAGAGTTTCGGTTTTGCTGCGGATTTCTCCTTGGAGGATTGGGTATATACAGCTAGCAGATGTCTCAAATACCTGATTGGGTTCTTTACAGTTAGCAGTGGGCGGTAGGATGCGAGAATTAACAGCCATTACAGCTTTGATAAATCCTCCTACACCAGCCGCCGCTTTTGTATGACCAACTATTGATTTAAAGGAGGTGATACCACAAGTACGCTTTGTCGTTTCTCCATGAGAACCCATAGCTAGTCCAATAGCTTCCAATTCTGCGCGATCGCCTACAGGAGTACCTGTACCATGTCCTTCTATCAAATCAAGGTCGCGAATTCTGTAGCCTGCCCGGTCATAGGCCTGCAAAAGTGCGATCGCTTGACCTTCTCGTTTAGGTGCAGTAACGCCGCCTCTGCCGTCAGAGGAGATCCCCCAGCCACGCAACACTGCATACACATAATTGCCATCTCGACGAGCATCTTCCAAGCGTTTGAGAACCACAAAACCACAACCTTCACCTGGAATAAAACCGCTAGCTTTTTTGTCGTAGACTGTCATGTCTTGAGCGGTAATTGCGCCCATTTTGGCAAATCCAACGATTTCAAAAGGATCTAGACTAACATCGACACCTCCAGCAAGTGCCAAATCCAGGTCGTGATTAACTAAGGCTGTAGCGGCGGTAGCAATTGCGATCAGTGAAGCGGAACAAGCACCGTCCACTACATACCCACCACCATTAAAGTCAAGAAAGTTGCAGATTCTTCCAGCTATGGTGTTGGAAAGGCATCCAGCCAGTGAATCCTCAGTTATCGCTTGGAATGCCGATTTATAGTACTCCTCCGTAGTCTCTAACAGTTCATGTATTAGTTGTGATGGCAGTCCTCTTGCTTCGGCAGCAGCGCGCATTGCTCGTTGAACATAAGGCCAGCGCAAGCGCATGGCATTAGACCGCATTTGCTCCCCAGTCAGTGTGTTGCCAAGCACTACACCTGAACGTTTAGTAACAACGTTTTCCCGTGTGTAGCCAGCATCCTCCAAAGCAGAGAGTGCGACTTCCAGGGCTAGCCAATGAACGATGTCTGCCGATTCAACAGTTCCTTTGGGAATGTGTTTACCAATCCAATCGAACTTAAAACCATCAATCACAGCCGCACGGGTCGCGTAGGTCTTTTCAGCCGCAGTCGGGTCGGGATCATAGTACTCACAAAGCGGTAGTCGCTGTTGGGGTATCCTACGAAATTGAATCCGCCTTGCAAGTATGTTTTCCCAAAGCTGCGGTAAATCATGTGCGCCAGGATACCAACAACCCATTCCAATGACTGCGATCGCAGGATTAGACATTAGATGCTCCAATGTGTTTAATGGCATTCTCAACTTAAATTGCTTGATTGCTGTTAAAGTAGGTGGTTTTAATCTAGGCAAGTTGATATATTTGCATCCTCTTCCAGCAATTGACTAGGTATGAGCCAACTTGAACTATGTTTTGAGTTATGGTTTTGTCCACGCTAATAATCACCAAATCAATTTTCTCTTTATAAATAAAAATAGGTGTGTTGGATATGGACATTTTTTAGCTGCTGATGCTATATTAAATTTTGGTTCCGAACCTGTCAAGAGGGTTAGAACTTTAAAGAAAATGTCCTTCAAGGAGCATAGACCATGATAAAGAAGAATTCAGGGTTATGGATTTATTCAAGATGCCAACAAAAAAAGAAAAAGTCACTTTCATCTGTGATTTAGACACAAAAAAACAACTGGAACACTGGGCAAAACAAGAAGGACAAACTATTAGTAGCCTTGTCGGATCAATTGTTGCTGAAGCGCTTACCGCAAGACAAGGTAAAAAAACTATCACAAAAGAAACCGAACCAGAACCAACAACTATTCATGAGTTAGTTCAACGCAATATCAACAAGCTTCGACGGCGTACAGGCGTAAGAAATCTCAAACAAATTGCTGGCGCTGAAGTTTTACCGACAAAAGATGATTTCCTTGTGATAATGCAAGCCTTAGCTGTACCTGAACAATTACAGCAAAAGCTTTGGTTTGCAACTTATGGCAACAACAGCAAATATCAGACAGGTATTGAAAATGGAACTATTTAAAGTTCTCAATCAACCTCATTGGAATTATTTCTTTACTCACGAGGGTATAACAATCAAAGCTCCTAGTAAGCAAGCTGCAACACAGTTAGCTATGATGTATCGAGAGTGCCTAACTGAGACAGCCTACAATATCAAAGGTAAAGTAAAAATCGCTTGGCGATGCTGTAAGTCTCCTATCCAAATTTTTAGCTGGATGGCATTAGAACAATCACCAACTCCTTATGAAACAGCAGAAGCAATTTTACGCACAGATGGTGAAGTATTATGTTCTTTGCTGCATCTGCCCGTGCCACTATTAAAGCAGATAGTGCAGGCAGGAGAGAGTGAAAGACCCGTTTCCATTGTCAGATGCTCTGATCGCAAACAAATTATTATTAATAAACCGATGGAGATGGCATTACAAACTCCTGCGATCGAATCAACTCAACGCATAATGACTCGCTTTTGGCGTCTGAGTGATTTAGAGACATTGGAACGTGAACTTCAGCTAACAAACCGTTTCAGGTGGCAGTATAATGCTGCGCTTAATCCGCGAACTTGGGCAATTTTAGAAAGTGAATTTGAAAGGTTTGAGGTTAACGGACAGTGGTATTCACAAACTACTTTCTTAATTGACCCCGAGCCTATAGCTTTTCCTCATGATGACGTAATTTTGGATTTTGACAGAACAGATAACTGACCCAAAGTTGCTGTTTCGGTGAGGAATTAAGCTTGTAATACCAAAAAATTTTTAAATATTAAAAGACTTCTTCAAAAATTAGAGTTTAGAACAAACAGCACGGTGGAGTTAAAACTTTTTTTGGGGAAGTCTAAATGTCTTCATGCACATAACTTAATTATTTTAAGGACAAGTAAATCATGTTCCTACAAGAGAATACTCAAATCTCCCAAGATATGCCATCACAAACAGCAATGATTCAATTGGCTACTAGTTACTGGGTTTCACGAGCAATATACGCTGCTGCGAAGCTTGGTATAGCCGATATGTTGAAAGATGGTTCGCACAGTTGCGATGAACTGGCAAATTGGACTGGAACAAATGCACAAGCTCTTTATCGAGTTATGCGTGCGCTTGCTAGTGTAGGGATTTTTGCTGAGAATGAACAGGGATGCTTCACCCTAACACCATTAGCTACTTATCTCCAGAGTGATGTTCCTAACTCAATACGTGCTTTTGCGATTAGTTTTGGTGAAGAACACTACCGCGCTTGGGGGGATATTGTCTACAGCATCCAAACTGGTGATAACGCTTTCCAGAATTTGTACGGTATGCCAGTTTTTGAGTATTATGCACAAAACCCACAGGCAGGAAAAACTTTTGACGAGGCGATGACGAATGTTTCAGCAACGGATAAAACTGAGATTGTTGCAGCATATGACTTTTCATCTATCCGTAAGTTGGTTGATGTTGGGGGTGGACACGGAAGTTTCATCGCCTCTATTCTGAAAGTCAATCCTACAATGGAAGGCATTCTGTTTGAGAGACCATCGGTTGTTGAAGGAGCCAAGAGTGTTCTTGAAGCAGAGGGGGTATTAAAACGCTGCCAAATTATTGCTGGAAGCTTTTTTGAATCTGTACCAAGCGATGGTGATGCCTATATTCTCAAATACGTTATCCATTTGTTGGATGATGAACGCGCGATCGCTCTTCTGAGAAACTGTCACAGCGCTATGGTGGAAAACGGCAAACTTTTGTTGGTCGAGCAGATCCTTCCACCTGGTAATGAACCTTCCTGGGGTAAGTTTTTAGATATCCATATGCTGATAGCCATTTCAGGCGGTCGTGAACGTACAAAAATGGAATTTCAAACTCTGTTTGAGGCTTCCGGCTTCAAGCTGAACAAAGTGATTACTACAGAATCAAACACAAATGTGATCGAAGGAATCCGAGTATAAGCTACCAGATGCAGTACAATAGACCTCTTGCTAAACTTCCTTCTTTGACAAAATTCGTATGCAATGCTTAGCAGGAAGACAGCAGGATCAGGAGAACAAAGGTGAGAATTTGTATCAGGAATTTTGTGAAGTGGTATTAGAGCGCTCCAACTAGAGTCGGGCTGCGGGAACATCTGGGAAGTCTGTTATGAGTGTTTCTTAGTAATTACTTTTGGCCAGACTCGATCAATTTCGCCACAATAAAGTTGTCCGTCTTTAGCAAACACGCTCACCCATAGCAATACATCTTTTTCTTCCTCTTCTTTCTCCTGTTTCTCCTCTTGGCGACTCCACTTCCAGTCAACACCAATACTGACTTCCCATTCCTCATCTGCTCTACTCTGGATGCACCCGTCTTTAACTTCTATTGATTTGCAAACAACCCACGGGACACATTCAGGCTCGTAGGGCAGTGGATGGTCATATTCATCAGTTGGGACAATTGGATAAGCATAGTCCCTGTATGTTTCTAATATGTGATTTTTTGCAGTTTCAATTATTTGAGAATCAGTAAAACTATTCATGTGTCCTCTCATTGCCTCCCGTAGGCAAAACTTGCTACGGGTGTGGCATTGAACATTAAAATCTTATTGCAAGCCTTAGCTTTATCGAATTCTGTAAGTAACCCTTGTCTTTATTTGTAGCATTCGTAGAAAACCGCCTAATTAATTTGTCACACTCCAAAACACAGATGTACTAATACAGTTTTGGTTGAGACCTTAGGCACTTTCCAAGAAACAATCCCAACCTTATTTATTCGTAAAGTTACACAGCACAGTAGCCCCTTTATTGTCAATGTTGCAGACCTCCCAAACCTACATTCAACAAACAAGCTTCACCTGTGTCTGTTCAATCAAACAAAAAAACTGAAATCTTAGAGTTGCGATCGCATCCTGCCCATACATTGGGACATATTTAAAAAGTTGGTAAAATTGTGAAAAAGGAATGGAATGTGACAAACGCTCTTTCGGCAAAGGGAGCAACCTGATGCGTGCACTGATGAAGTGTTTGTAGAGTGAATAGTGCTATGAAGCGTATTGAATCAAACCTAAAAACTTGGTTAATTCTCGATTTATTTATCCATCGCTTCAGATTGTAACAGGTGATTCTACATAGATAGTTGGTTCTTGGATTCTAAATTTAATACCATAATTAAGAAGATGCTTAGTAATTTTATTATTCGCTAATTCCAGCAATCGCTTTCTGAGTTGAATTGAGTTTTCAGTTGAACCCAATATAAAAAACGTTACCCTAGTATGGGTTATTTGATTTTCAGAATCATCTGTCAAAGTAATATTGGTACTGCCTGGGTCAATTCCAAATAAAGAATTAGTACCTTCAGTAATAACTTGCTGCACCAATGCTTTTTCTCGTTCTTCTAAAATCTTTAAAAAGTCAATATAGAGCAAGACCATTACTTTCTTGCCTCTAGTAATATTTTCAATTTCTAAATTTGCCAAGATAGAATTTGGTACAATAAAAAGTGTACTTTTTGCTGCTGTGCGAATTTTAGTAGAACGTAAACCAATCGATTCAACACGACCAAATAGACCTTCTGGGATTTGCTGAGAACGTTGTAAACGAATATATTCTCCAGGGACAAACGGGCGATCTAAATACAAAACAATAGTTCCCAACAATTGCTCTAATGTCTTTTGAGCGGCAAAAGCAACTGCTACTCCTGCAATACCTAAGCCGGTCACTAAGCCAATTAAATCGAATCGGTTCTTAGCAAAAGCTAGCACAGCAAAAAAGCCAATAATTACATTTGCTAAAGTCTCAAATACTAATAGTAGCTCATCAACTTCCCGACCAAACTTGCGGAGTAAATCTATTCCATAGACAAGAATAAATTGGCGAAATAAACGGGACGCTAACCAGGCAATACTAATGATGACTGCTAAATCAATAAAAGGTCTAATAAAATTATAGATTAATTGGTATTCTTTAATCCAATTCAGAGAAAAAGAAATTAAGATTAAAGTCCCAGTAATTTTAACTAAGTTTCTAATCGGCTGGATTAATTTTTCATAAACTGCTGTTAGTTGTTGGGGAAAAAATTGCTGAAGGATTAGTCTTATAAAGAAAGGTGTATATCTTCCTATAAGTAAAGATAAAAATATAAGTAGTAGAAATATTCCAAATTGGATTAATACAGGCTTTGCTATTTCTCCAAACTGAATAATATTTTGAGTAATTTCTGAAAACTTCATAAATAAGTTTTAAATTGTAATAGGAGAATCAACATAGATAGTTGGTTCGTCAATATCAAAGGCTATACCATATTCTTTCAATCGCCTAGTAAGACTCTGACTAGCAAGATCGAGAAGTTGACGTCGTAATTCCATTGAAACTTCACCAGAACCTAAAATAAAAAAAGTAATCTGGGCTTGCGTACGCTCTGCTGTTTGTAGCTTAGAAGATTGTCCTAATTGCTCTGGCAAATCTCTAAAAATGACATCAGTGCTACGTGTATCAATTCCAAAGATATCAACGGTACTTTCAATGATAACTTGCCGAATCAAAGCTCGTTCTTCACTATTGATGGCACGATAGAAGTTTAAATAAGTAATTGCCATAACTTTTTTAGCACCCGTGAAGTTTTCAATATTAACTTGGGTAAGCGAACTGTTAGGGACAATTATCAGTGTACCTTTACCAGAAGTGCGAATTTTAGTGGAGCGCAAGCCAATTGATTCGACTCGACCAAAAGTTCCATCTGGTAAACCAATATAGTCATCAGTAACAAAGGGGCGATCCAGATAGAGAACAACACCACCTAATACTTGTTCTAGCGTCTTTTGAGCAGCAAAGGCTAGTGCTAATCCACCAATTCCTAAACTTGCTACCAACCCAAAAATATTGATTTGATGAGTTTGAGCAAAAATAATAGTCGCTGCAACTACAATAGTTATATTTGCAAGTAACTTAGTAAGAATTAATAACTCACTATTAACTTTCCGTCCACTTTTAATTGCTGCATCCAAGAGATAGAAATCAAAAAACTGCTTGAACAGTTGAGAAGTTAACCAACCAGCAGTAATAGTTAAGGCTAAACCAACTGGAATTTCTATTAGCCTAGACCAACTTGATTCTGGTAGTAAAATAGCAAATATATCAGCGATTAAAAGACTAACGGCGACACTTAACCAGTTCTCATAAGGCTTGACAATTTTTTGATAAGCACTTCTTTCGCGAAACGAAATTAAAGGAGTTAGTAGCGCTTGTACAAAGCTTAAACGCAAATTGACTTTAGAGAAAAACAAACCACCACTGATAAAAGCTAACAGTACAACTAATCCTAGCCAGCCGATTTGTAATATCCCATCGCTCTTTAAAACTTCCAGCAACGAACCTAGCACTAGTAAACTCCATTTTTTCGGCTGAGTATTTCATTATATCGTGTCTAATTAAAGACTTATCACATAGGTTGATGCACCCGACATAGAGAAATGTTAATGATAACTAATTATCAAGACTTGATCTGACTCCAACTTTAGTTTCAACGAAGCTCTAGATAAGACCTAAAACTAAGTGAATTCCAACAGCCTTACCCATTGCAATTATCCGCTTACAAGTAGATTCAAATACAGATTTAGGCTCCTTTTCTCCTATTAAATTAGTACTATTATTGAATACTACAACAATGTGAGGTATTGGTTCGGCGGCTATATTGTTGTAGTTGTCAATATTTAAAACCTTTACACTTTGCAGCATTGTGTAACGTTTATTTAATTCGTCTTCTAGCAGAGAAACAGCCAAAAGAGCTGAATTTATATCTTGGAAATTTGGACGCCACAACCAAGGAGCATCTTTCCCAAATTTTGGAAAATAATTGTAATTATTCTGGATGGTTTTTACCATGAGAGCATTTGTCCTCAAGCTAAAATTTTTACAGAAGAACTATGTTTCTCTCTAACAAGTCTGCAACAACTAGCAATTAGTGAGTAAAAAACAGTATTAAGCTGAAGTTGTTTCGTGCCAGTAAATTTACTGGAAGAAAGGCAGAAGGCAGAGGGCAGAAGAGAAGAAAGTAAGAATTTATACAGTTTTAAGTCCTCTGGGTTCTGCCAAATGGTTTAAAGGCATCATTATTTAAGGAGACAAATAAACGCTTTGCCGCTTTATCAAATCCCCCGAATTCCTTCGTGGGAATGCCTTCTTCAGACGAGCGTACTTCTATCTTCTTAACTGCTTCTAATTTTAAACATATATCTAAAAAGTGGAAAACTGGTGGAGTATTGAGTAAATAGCTGTATAAATGTATTCAAAATTACAAATTGCTCTCCCAGAGCTTTATGACTCTACGTAGAAGCGATCGCTAAATAATAGGCAGATAATCTACCGTAAATAAACGTAAATGGTGTAAACAAACACTCGTAGTCAGCAATTAAATAGGAACACGAGCAGAAATGAAACAGACACAGGACAATATCGCCGCACAGGTTAGAGATAACTGTTAATTTACCTTTGCTCTACAATCTAAATTTTTTGGCGTTGCATAATAGCGGTATGAATTGAGGTCAATTAATCATGGAATGTCCACGCTGTGGATCTTGTCATAACCGTAAGAATGGAAAGAAAAGAGGTAAACAGAATCACATTTGCTGTGATTGTGGTCGTCAATTCATTGATGTCTATAAACCACCCAGGGGCTACTCGGATGAAATCAAACAAGAATGCCTAAAAATGTACGTCAATGGTATGGGATTTCGTGGAATTGAAAGGGTGAAAAACGTTCATCATACTACCATTATTCATTGGGTTAAACGAGTGGGTACACAATTGGCGGATACACCAAATTCAAAGGAAATTCCGCAGGTGGGAGAACTAGATGAATTAGAAACATTTATTGGTTCAAAAAAAATAAAATCTGGTTGTGGACGGCGGTAAATCACTTTACTCAAGGTATTCTTGCTTGGGTTTTAGGTGATCGTAGTTCGACTACTTTCCAACAGTTATGGAACATTGTCCAGTGTTGGCAGAGTTATTTTTACGTCACAGATGGATACCCTGTTTACCCTTGTTTTGTTCCTGATGGTGACCAAATTGTGAGTAAGACCTACATGACACGAGTCGAAAATGAAAACACAAGGCTTAGACATTATTTGGCTCGTCTTCATCGTAAAACTTTATGTTATTCCAAAACCGAGGAAATGCTGAGATACTCTGTTCGATTGTTATTGCACTACCTCAAATATCGTTCTGTTCCCTTACCTGCCTAAAACATACCTTTATTCAGCAACGCCATAGTTTGTATAGGACAGAGAAATGATCAGTACAAACTGGCGAGGTTTTCGAGTAATTGCATGGGTAGGACAAGCTCTACTTACAATATTTGTAATAGTTGCAGCATTTCTAGGTAATTGGTTAAATGCCTTGGCTCTGGTATGTTTTTTAGTTATATCTTTGGTGTTTGTAATTAAAGAT
Above is a genomic segment from Fischerella sp. JS2 containing:
- a CDS encoding beta-ketoacyl synthase N-terminal-like domain-containing protein, with amino-acid sequence MPLNTLEHLMSNPAIAVIGMGCWYPGAHDLPQLWENILARRIQFRRIPQQRLPLCEYYDPDPTAAEKTYATRAAVIDGFKFDWIGKHIPKGTVESADIVHWLALEVALSALEDAGYTRENVVTKRSGVVLGNTLTGEQMRSNAMRLRWPYVQRAMRAAAEARGLPSQLIHELLETTEEYYKSAFQAITEDSLAGCLSNTIAGRICNFLDFNGGGYVVDGACSASLIAIATAATALVNHDLDLALAGGVDVSLDPFEIVGFAKMGAITAQDMTVYDKKASGFIPGEGCGFVVLKRLEDARRDGNYVYAVLRGWGISSDGRGGVTAPKREGQAIALLQAYDRAGYRIRDLDLIEGHGTGTPVGDRAELEAIGLAMGSHGETTKRTCGITSFKSIVGHTKAAAGVGGFIKAVMAVNSRILPPTANCKEPNQVFETSASCIYPILQGEIRSKTETLRAGVSAMGFGGINCHVTLESGDSPSVRLATSIEERALLVSKQDTELFVLSAESILALLQRTQAVIRLTEGISVAELTDLAVHLTQELDLKSPVRAAIIADTPEELIDNLKQLEIMLSEKPPAKGEIAISQQKNIWLGNTVFRRRVGFLFPGQGSGQLNMGRTLVERYSCARELVKQADDWLQEMGASAVSQFIFRPVEQAVNAEQIQEWSTALAQTQIAQPAICLTSLLWTRRLANLGIKPVAVAGHSLGELTAFRVAGAFDDKALLNLATVRGQAMSAPKSNAGTMVSLACSHQTAAKLLQQVNGYAVVANINSPKQVVISGDRSSIQQVIELAADHGIQTYQLPVSHAFHSQMVSEAAGHLKNHAPIPETLGEITTQLFSSVDGQQAQPGLKLRDHFAQQVTAQVNFVALVQNLAQSCDLIIEVGPGKVLSGLVKDIIDPGNLLCLPVESKPGLDKDFNTVLAGLFVYGSEINWQALYDKRLVRPFTPASDRVFIENPCEHPFQVSAVIPSKVTLPSQDRVESMIADGTNVSPQVVSQVLFDYLSQRGKFLAEVVRADMQNLPSLLTPHNSAINGQSQAQTSLISVEPKLETKVETSKNYSKTKDIEELLIERIVQRTGYPKESISLQARLLDDLNLDSIKAGELVATLAKECNVAGEIDPLTLANATLQEVAVVICTTLAKKKADIAAIAPNAPKVTVSSQAPNFSASIPNLLLELVEQRTGFPRETLSMNLRLLNDLNLDSIKAGEFVAEAAKRAQVPGRLDPSQFGRC
- a CDS encoding methyltransferase produces the protein MFLQENTQISQDMPSQTAMIQLATSYWVSRAIYAAAKLGIADMLKDGSHSCDELANWTGTNAQALYRVMRALASVGIFAENEQGCFTLTPLATYLQSDVPNSIRAFAISFGEEHYRAWGDIVYSIQTGDNAFQNLYGMPVFEYYAQNPQAGKTFDEAMTNVSATDKTEIVAAYDFSSIRKLVDVGGGHGSFIASILKVNPTMEGILFERPSVVEGAKSVLEAEGVLKRCQIIAGSFFESVPSDGDAYILKYVIHLLDDERAIALLRNCHSAMVENGKLLLVEQILPPGNEPSWGKFLDIHMLIAISGGRERTKMEFQTLFEASGFKLNKVITTESNTNVIEGIRV
- a CDS encoding mechanosensitive ion channel family protein — encoded protein: MKFSEITQNIIQFGEIAKPVLIQFGIFLLLIFLSLLIGRYTPFFIRLILQQFFPQQLTAVYEKLIQPIRNLVKITGTLILISFSLNWIKEYQLIYNFIRPFIDLAVIISIAWLASRLFRQFILVYGIDLLRKFGREVDELLLVFETLANVIIGFFAVLAFAKNRFDLIGLVTGLGIAGVAVAFAAQKTLEQLLGTIVLYLDRPFVPGEYIRLQRSQQIPEGLFGRVESIGLRSTKIRTAAKSTLFIVPNSILANLEIENITRGKKVMVLLYIDFLKILEEREKALVQQVITEGTNSLFGIDPGSTNITLTDDSENQITHTRVTFFILGSTENSIQLRKRLLELANNKITKHLLNYGIKFRIQEPTIYVESPVTI
- a CDS encoding ribbon-helix-helix domain-containing protein; this translates as MPTKKEKVTFICDLDTKKQLEHWAKQEGQTISSLVGSIVAEALTARQGKKTITKETEPEPTTIHELVQRNINKLRRRTGVRNLKQIAGAEVLPTKDDFLVIMQALAVPEQLQQKLWFATYGNNSKYQTGIENGTI
- a CDS encoding mechanosensitive ion channel family protein; the encoded protein is MLGSLLEVLKSDGILQIGWLGLVVLLAFISGGLFFSKVNLRLSFVQALLTPLISFRERSAYQKIVKPYENWLSVAVSLLIADIFAILLPESSWSRLIEIPVGLALTITAGWLTSQLFKQFFDFYLLDAAIKSGRKVNSELLILTKLLANITIVVAATIIFAQTHQINIFGLVASLGIGGLALAFAAQKTLEQVLGGVVLYLDRPFVTDDYIGLPDGTFGRVESIGLRSTKIRTSGKGTLIIVPNSSLTQVNIENFTGAKKVMAITYLNFYRAINSEERALIRQVIIESTVDIFGIDTRSTDVIFRDLPEQLGQSSKLQTAERTQAQITFFILGSGEVSMELRRQLLDLASQSLTRRLKEYGIAFDIDEPTIYVDSPITI
- a CDS encoding IS1 family transposase (programmed frameshift) — translated: MECPRCGSCHNRKNGKKRGKQNHICCDCGRQFIDVYKPPRGYSDEIKQECLKMYVNGMGFRGIERVKNVHHTTIIHWVKRVGTQLADTPNSKEIPQVGELDELETFIGFKKNKIWLWTAVNHFTQGILAWVLGDRSSTTFQQLWNIVQCWQSYFYVTDGYPVYPCFVPDGDQIVSKTYMTRVENENTRLRHYLARLHRKTLCYSKTEEMLRYSVRLLLHYLKYRSVPLPA